From Bradyrhizobium erythrophlei:
TGGGGCCAAAGCGGAAAACATCTACTCGCAGCGAGTATTTCGCCTTTTGACCCCAACTCGGACATCCGCCAGCATTTCATGCTTCAACAGCGAGGGCGGTTTTCAGCCCCCATCGGGCACTCGCTTGAGCCGATAGGGTGCGGCTGTATGACTCGCTCAACCAGACTTCATGTCTTCGTCCAGCATCACCAGCACCCAGGCCAGAAGCAGAAGCATCGCGGCAATAACGGGATGCCCCCCAAACATGAAGGCCACCCCAAAGATTGCAATGATCAGTCCAACCAGTGTCACCCGGCTATTTCCAAGTAGCATTCGTTCACATACTGCAACAGGAGCAAGACTACGCGCCAATGACGTCATCGAGTAAGACGGCAATGTCTGCTTGTGGCACTTTACGGACATGGCGCGATCCCCAACTTGAGTCCGCTGTGCGAGCAAAAGCAGACATCGGCGAGAGCAACTGAAATTGAACCGTGGCTGCGGTCCTTACCCGCCCGTCAGATGGTCCTCGATATTATTGGCGACCTCCTCGCAGACCGACGCCAACTCAAGCAGCTCGTTCTTGACGACAGGATCGTCGGCCTGCTCGGCAAGTTGCCGATACATGGCCGCTTCGTCCCGGAGATAGTCAGGCCAATCCATGCCGCACAATCCCAATGAGTTGGGTCGTGATAGCGAACGCAAGGCCAAAAAGCGGTCCGCGTCCGCCAATAGACCTTACTTGGCACCTCAGTCCAAAAGCCAGCCTTCTGCGGACACCGCCGCCCGGAAGGTTCGCCAAGCCCAAATTTCGCTTACGTCTGACGCGCACACGTTATCGAGTGCTTGCCTAGCTGCCTGCCAATGAGGTTTGGATTGATAGGAGAGCCGCAGGTGCGCCATGAATGAGTAGGCGTCATCGGCGCTCCTAATCCGATTAGCGCCCGACTCCGGCTTCAATTTCATTGGGGTAAAGGACATTTGCGGTCCGGTACGTTACCCAATTGAACTGTTGCCCATCATCTTATCGCGGCCTGACGCCGTCTGTCGACAAAGACCTAAGTCGGCAAGCCTACCCGCCACATGATGAGCGGGTCGCTGTGGTATTTCAATACGTAAGGGCGCGCCCTTGGCTCAGGCCGCCTCAGGTGGCGGCCTTTTTCATGACAGCCTTGACAGCGGGCCACGCGGCGCATGGTCTTCACCGCCCGTCAGATGATCTTCGATGTTATCGGCGATCTCGTCGCAGACTGATGCCAACGCAAGCAGTTCGGTTTTAATGAAAGGATCATCGGCCCGCTCGACAAGTTTCCGATACACGGCGGCTTGGCTCTGTAGATAGTCAAGCCAATCATGGATGCCGAACACAGTACCGTTGAGCTTGGAGTGGTCACAATCCATGGTGGAGCTTTCACTAGAACGCCGAATGCGTGAAGTTGATGTAGGTTCGCAATCTGCCGACACCATTAAATTGAGTTTTAGAAGCCAACTGTTTTGAAATGGCGAGTGGCCTAATTCGGCCAGTACTGGCCTGTTTTGACCCTCAGTGGCCTATTGAATTTCGCAGTGGCCTAATTTGATTTACAGGGCCGTAAATTTGTCGCGCCCCGTTCTTAGTTTCGCCCACGTCCCCTAAATACACTTTTGTACAATTCTGCCCGGAGCGAAATCCCGGTTCCCGCGTCATGTATCTGGATGGGACAATTGCAGGGGGAAGTGCAATGCCTGACAAACAGATCAATTCGGAAGGCGTCATGGCCGGTCTTTATCTCGGCATCGCCGTTGGTGGCGTAAACGCCCTGGTCGCGATGGGGCTAGTTATCGCGTTTATGTAAGGGGCCGCCTCAGTCGGCGGCCTCTTTCATTCGACCCCGGCTGTCTGCGTTCAGAATAACAATGTGCCGCTCTGGATCGACCGCGCTTGTCGAGAGAAACGCCGATGACGAGCAGCGTCCTCTTAGGAAATGATTAGCTCATATCAAATGGACGGTCCCACGGCACGGCCTTGGGATGGATGGGCTCGGCGATGGCGTTGGGCGCGGTCGTCAGGAAGCCGTAGACGAGATGCGGACCGGGGTATCGGCTTCGACTTGGTGCCACGGTCGCCCCTCGGTGACCGCGTTCCGCACGACCGGTGCGGGATAATCGGGAAAGACGCCGGGCATCGGAGGTAGGTTGCCGACGTAGCGATTGATGACTCGGAACAGCGCTCGGATTACCAATCCATATTCGCTGCACGGTCAAATTGGTGGCTCAGATAATCGATTAATGTTGTCATTTCATCGATTGAGAGCATCGCGCGAGAGTACGAGCCATCGGACACACGGGTCAATATTACGGGCAATTGGCTTTCGTGAATGTACAGTTTGGCCGGGGCCCGAGGTCCGCTCCATAGATGAGTTAGGAATGACTTTATCGTGCTGAGTGCTGTAGCGTCGTCGAACGACAAGCGCTCGGTCATTCTTACCCTGCGCTTGGTCGCGCGATGAGGCAGCATGAGCGGAACTGCCCCAGCACCCGAATGAAATTCAAATGCCTCGCCATCTTTTCCGAATGCGCCGTGCGCCACAAAATTTCTGAGTGTCTGCCGAAGCTCGATGAGCTTGTCATAAAACTCCTTGGAAACCGGATCGGTAAGATCGAAAGAAGCCTTGAACTTCTCGGACCAGTCCGCCCTAGCAAGCTGAGCGATGCCAACGCCTGTCGTAACTTTGCTACGCAATATAGCGATGTGGATAAAAATATGTTCGGTCCAACTAAAGAAAGACTCAATTGCAGCAAGGGCCAGCCATCCCGCTTCAATCCGCAACCCGAAAGAGGGACGAGAGACCGACTCCCATCCGTTTCCTTTCTTGACGATCCTTTCGTCCTTCCGCCGTTCGGCTTCTTCCGCTTTTTTCTCATACTCGCTCTGAAAGAAAGTAAATCGGTGATGCAGAGCCGCACTGTTGTTTACAACATTGAGCTTAGAACTTTGAAGCGCCTCATCCGCGAGCCAATCGAAATATGGTTCCGCGGTCTTGATCGCTTTCTTTATGTACTTAACGATTTCTTTAGCGTCTTCCTCATCTGCTTCGGGATTTCGAACAAACACGCCAACACCGAACTTCCGGTGCTCGATCAAAAAAGCGCGACCGTGATAGTCAACAGGTACTGACCACGATAATTTTTCGAACTGACCCAAATTCTTGAAGCCCAATAGGTCTACCAATACGAAGTAGATTAGGTAATAAGGCGGCAGATCACGACTAGCTTCGGAGCGCTGCGCATCAAACAGGAGGTTTTGGTCGGCTGAAGTGGACTTGCTGACAGGGAGCACTGGGCCGAGAGCGCGTCTAGCGGCCTCGCGAACGCGCTCTAGCTCCGCAGGAAGCTGTTTTGGCATTAGATCACCTTTCCCCCGGCACCTATGCGATGGCGGATCGCTCGCCGAAATCTTGCTGGTCCGCAGCGCCACTAGATGGCTCCGCTTGTACGGATAAGCGCAGCTGATCAGACCTTCCCGCACAGCCCCGGCGTTAACCCTCTGGTTGTGGCGATGTGCTTTATTCCATTCTTTGGGAATAACCAATGGCCAAAAAGCCAGTAGTTTTAGACCCAGCTGACGGGTTGATCGTGGATGAGGTCGGTGAATGGGCACCTAAGAAGCATGCTCGCGTGCAGCAATACATCGAAATCGCGAGCGCAACGCGAGCCAAGTATCTGCCCCCGCCATCATGGCGCGCCGGGGCAAGTTATATTGAACTATTTTCCGGCTCCGGCCGTTCGCTGATCAGGGGCACCAATCGCATTATCGATGGGAGCCCTGTCGTCGCCTACAACGCCGCGGAGGCCAGCGGCGTGCCCTTCACGAAAATCCATCTCAACGATTTTGATGCGGCAAAATCGGCGGCCGTCGAGAAGCGTATTCGTACTCTAGGAGGCTCTCCGGTTTGCTACAACGACACGGCTGATGTGGCCGTTGATAAGATCGTCGCAGCAGTAAATCCGAAGGGACTCCATTTCGCCTTCTTGGACCCGTATAATCTTGAAGGGTTGTCGTTCGACATCATTAGGAAGCTGTCGAAATTGAAGGTCGATCTGCTCATTCATGTCAGCGTGCACGATCTTCAGCGCAATCTTGACGACTACAGCAGGCCCGGGGACGTCTTGGATACCTTTGCTCCTGGATGGCGCGATCAAGTTGACCCGAACCAATCGATAAACTCATTTCGGGCGGCGCTGATGGATTATTGGCTGGCCGAAATTCGGAAGCTGGGCAAATTGCCTGCAAAAGGCGTGGAGCTTGTTGAAGGTCCGACCGGACAGCGGCTTTATTGGCTCGTGTTTGCGAGTGAGCACGGCCTTGCGCGAAAGTTCTGGGAAGCAATCCGCGATCCCATGCGACAGACAACAATGGATTTCTGATGGCTGACACCTCAATCGAATGGACCGACGCGACATGGAACCCGGTCGCTGGCTGCACGGTGATCTCTCCCGGTTGCACGAATTGCTATGCGATGCGGATGGCTGCCCGGTTAGATGCGATGGGTGTGAAGAAATATCACGGACTGACCCGCAAGAGCGGCAAGCGAGCGGTCTGGACCGGCAAAGTCAGGCTTGATCGCAAGGCGCTCGATATCCCTGCAGATTGGAAAAAACCGCGCCGGATTTTTGTGAATTCGATGTCGGACCTATTTCACGAAGCCGTTCCCGCGAAGTTTGTTGCCGCTGTCTGGCGTGCAATGGAGGCAACTCCGCAGCACACCTATCAAATTCTGACGAAGCGACCGGATCGGATGGCGGAGATCACCGCATCGCTGCCAGTGCTGCCGAACGTATGGCTCGGGACAAGCGTCGAAAGCGCCGACTATCTGGGGCGCATTGACGACCTGCGTGGGGTCAATGCTGTTGTGAAGTTTGTTTCGTTCGAGCCTTTACTGGGCTCTGTGGCTGCAGCTGACTTGACTGGTATCCAATGGGCAATCGTCGGCGGCGAAAGTGGCCCGCGTGCGCGACCCATGGCAGAGGAATGGGTCGGTGAGATCGAGATGGCATGCCGCAAGGCAAGGGCGGCATTTTTCTTCAAGCAGTGGGGCGGCGTTCGCAAAAAGATCACCGGTCGGCACTATCGCGGGCGCACATTCGATGAGATGCCCCGCGGCGTAGTCGCGCCCGTAAACTGCCATTAGGTTAACGACCGCTTTTAGGCCCTGCATTCTGGAGAGAGTTCTTGACAAGAATGACAGACCCATTCGATGCGCTGCAATCGTTCCAACAGGCTCTTGTTGATGGTGAAATAGATCTGCAACGTGGACAAATTGATCCAGAACTTTTTGTGCACCTCGATCACCCCAATGGCCAACCAAGGTTCACCTATGTGCGTCTTCAGCGCCAGACGGTAACTGCGATGGTGAACTTCGCCATCAGTGATCCCATTGAGGGGGTTCGATGCTTCCAAATTGGGGTTGCCGTCCCGGAAGCATACCGCAGCCAACGGCGCGCCAAGTGCACTGTTGGTGCCGCTATTACTGAGTTGCAACACGGACTCGCGAGAAACAAAGTCTCCACGTTTTACGTGGAGGCGGTCGTCGGGATTGACAACGAGGCATCCAAGCATGTCGCCGCGGCGACTATCTCGACTACGCCCGTCGAGGTGACAGACCAAGTCTCAGGGCTTCCCGCACTCCATTACGTTCGGAAGATCGGAGAGGTTGCTGCTGGCTGACCATCGAAGCCTTCGCCTAGAAGCTGAAGCAGCGAATACGCCACGCCGCGCGGTGGCAGAGCCTCTTCATCGAGATGCCGCTACTCTCATCACAGGCGCGGGCTCGATGATGCAGTCGATGATCTTCGACGGCGGGATGTCGCCGCGATAGAACCTCCATGTTCGCATCGCGCGTTGGATCATGATGTCATCAGGATCAGGCAGGTCGTCGATGCGGTGATGATTGGCGCGCAGCCATGGTCCGTACTGCTTCAGCTTGCGGTCGCTCGATGCGAGGCGAACCGTGAACCTCGCGAGCGGCTCCTCGCTGAAGGGTCTGAGCCATCGCTGGCTGCGGATCGGCGGTGTGTCTGGATGGCGCTGTAGTAACACCTCCAACTCGGCGTCGGTGATGGCTGAGGTCGGCGTGTCGCACAGGAAGACGGCGGGCGGGCCGAGGCCGATCATGCTCAGGCTGTCGCCGGTGTGGGTCGCCCGGAAACCCTCGCGCTTGATCGCTGCGACATTTTCAAGGATGGTGAAGTGATACAGGTTCGCGCGGCTGGCTCCTTCGCTGAGCGCAGAGATGCAGGCGAAATTTGTTGTCAGTTTGTCTGGGGTACTATGCTGGTCGGTACGAGTTGACCTGCCTTCTTCCCCTTGCGATTGGGACACTATCGGGACACTGAGCGGTCTGGATGTTGATATCGCTCAGCTTTTTCGGTTCTCTAAGGTCCCACAGAGGGGGTGCTTCGCGCTGCTGTCTTTGTCAGCACTGCAACGATCTGCAGCACCGCGTCGGGCAAGGGGTACCATCCTCCGTGGGTCGCCTGAGCCGAACCTCGGCCAAGGCTTTAATCCACGGTGGATGATCTTCCATCGGTGTTTTAAACCAAGGCCCGACTTGGAGAATGGGCCCGGACTAACAGTCAGGCGACCAGACGCAGCGCGGTTTCAGCATGCGCCGCTGGTGTAGGCTCGCCGATGATGCGTCGCAGCTCGGCTGCAACACCGTCCAGCACCGCACGCTTTTCCTTCATCCGCTTCGAGTGATTGTAGACCTTGCCGGTGACGCTGGGCACGATCTGCTCCTGTTTCCTGCTCGCGGCGTGATCGAGACACTTCGCGATCCATGCATCGTCAAAGCCGAGATCGCCCGCCAGTGTCGCCGCCGAGCGGCGCAGATCGTGCGGCGTGAACGGCCGCAGACCGAGCAGCGCGCAGATGCCCGGCGTTTTCACCTTGCCCTTGACCTTGGTGCCGCGCAGGGCCGTTGCCATGACCTTCCGGTTCATTGGCTGATCGCCAAGCGGACTGGCGAAAACGTATTGCTGCTCGTCGCTGATCAACGCTTCCCGAATGATCTCCACCGCCAGTTCGGAAAGCGGCTGCTGGATCACGCGGCGCTTCTTGACCCGCTTCAGCGGCACGTCAAAGCGCGGATTTTCGCCATCGAGATCGAACAGTTCATCGCGGTGCGCGGCCAGCAGTTCCCCCGAGCGCAGCATGGTGACCAGTTCGAATTTCAGCGCGAGACGGGTCTTGCGATCCCAAGGCAGGTCGTCCCGGTCGAGGCCGTGCCAGAAAATCCTGATCTCGTCCTCGGAGAGAACGCGCGTGCGCGGATGCTCCGGGTCGAGCTTCGGCAGGTTGACGCAGGGGCTGGCGGTTACATAGTCGCGGCCCGCTTCCGCCGCCCAGTTGAACAGGCCCGAGGCGGCGCGCCGCATGTGGCGGGCGTTGGCTACCGACGGAACGCCGAGTTTGCCTGCAACGAGATCGTTCGACAGCGTTGCAATGTCGTGCTTGGTGACTTCGCTGGCGATCTTCTTGCCGAGCCGCGGGCTGATAAAGCGCCGCAGGTGGCTGGCGACGTTGCCCCACGTTTCGATCCGGGGCCGCATTTCCCCATCCGGCTTGCGGACCGGCGTCTTCATCCACTCGATCCGCTCTTCGATGATCTCATCGACGGTCGTGCCCCGCTTGGCCTGCCGCACTTTCCGGTCGCGGAAGGTCTCGGCGAGTGCCGCAGCGCCCGTGCCCCGCAGGCCGTAGACCCGGCTGCGGGCGTCCTCGACGGCGAAGGTCGGACTGTAGACGCCAAGCCAGCCGGTGCGCTGCTTGCCGGTCTCTGGGTCGGTGAACTTGAACGAGAAGGTCGCCGCGCCAGCGGTGGTGATGCTGACGTAAAGGCCGGGGCATTTGCGGTCGTAGATTTTGACCCGCTCAGTGACCCGCTTCTCGCACATGCGGTCGGTGAGGATGACGCTGCCGCTGCGACCGCGTTTGCCAGCGGGTTCGCTGGTGATAGTCTCTGTCATGGTTTCAGGCTCCGTGAGGGTTTGGGACCACGGGCTCGGCCTTGGGCCTCTCAGTCCTTGGAGGGTCGAGAGAGGCTTAGGGCCGGGCCCTGCTTTTGGCGAAACGCGCTGAAACGCCTCGGATCAGGCTAGTCGAAAAGCGCTTGTTTTAAAGGGTTTTCTTAGTTTCGGCGTGTTTCACCGAATACCAAAATATAGACGTGTGGTCCTGACGCCCCGACGCTGGCGTCAAGTTCCTGGGAAGCAAGCTTCTCAGGGGCGACGGTGGCAAGAAAGC
This genomic window contains:
- the tcmP gene encoding three-Cys-motif partner protein TcmP translates to MAKKPVVLDPADGLIVDEVGEWAPKKHARVQQYIEIASATRAKYLPPPSWRAGASYIELFSGSGRSLIRGTNRIIDGSPVVAYNAAEASGVPFTKIHLNDFDAAKSAAVEKRIRTLGGSPVCYNDTADVAVDKIVAAVNPKGLHFAFLDPYNLEGLSFDIIRKLSKLKVDLLIHVSVHDLQRNLDDYSRPGDVLDTFAPGWRDQVDPNQSINSFRAALMDYWLAEIRKLGKLPAKGVELVEGPTGQRLYWLVFASEHGLARKFWEAIRDPMRQTTMDF
- a CDS encoding DUF5131 family protein, giving the protein MADTSIEWTDATWNPVAGCTVISPGCTNCYAMRMAARLDAMGVKKYHGLTRKSGKRAVWTGKVRLDRKALDIPADWKKPRRIFVNSMSDLFHEAVPAKFVAAVWRAMEATPQHTYQILTKRPDRMAEITASLPVLPNVWLGTSVESADYLGRIDDLRGVNAVVKFVSFEPLLGSVAAADLTGIQWAIVGGESGPRARPMAEEWVGEIEMACRKARAAFFFKQWGGVRKKITGRHYRGRTFDEMPRGVVAPVNCH
- a CDS encoding N-acetyltransferase, with product MTRMTDPFDALQSFQQALVDGEIDLQRGQIDPELFVHLDHPNGQPRFTYVRLQRQTVTAMVNFAISDPIEGVRCFQIGVAVPEAYRSQRRAKCTVGAAITELQHGLARNKVSTFYVEAVVGIDNEASKHVAAATISTTPVEVTDQVSGLPALHYVRKIGEVAAG
- a CDS encoding tyrosine-type recombinase/integrase; protein product: MTETITSEPAGKRGRSGSVILTDRMCEKRVTERVKIYDRKCPGLYVSITTAGAATFSFKFTDPETGKQRTGWLGVYSPTFAVEDARSRVYGLRGTGAAALAETFRDRKVRQAKRGTTVDEIIEERIEWMKTPVRKPDGEMRPRIETWGNVASHLRRFISPRLGKKIASEVTKHDIATLSNDLVAGKLGVPSVANARHMRRAASGLFNWAAEAGRDYVTASPCVNLPKLDPEHPRTRVLSEDEIRIFWHGLDRDDLPWDRKTRLALKFELVTMLRSGELLAAHRDELFDLDGENPRFDVPLKRVKKRRVIQQPLSELAVEIIREALISDEQQYVFASPLGDQPMNRKVMATALRGTKVKGKVKTPGICALLGLRPFTPHDLRRSAATLAGDLGFDDAWIAKCLDHAASRKQEQIVPSVTGKVYNHSKRMKEKRAVLDGVAAELRRIIGEPTPAAHAETALRLVA